Genomic DNA from Raphanus sativus cultivar WK10039 unplaced genomic scaffold, ASM80110v3 Scaffold3513, whole genome shotgun sequence:
GGTTCTGGAGAGACCTATGTGGTTCTGATATCTTATGGGAACCTCTGTTTAAAGAAAGATGGCCCTTGTTGTCCACTTTTGATGGAGACAATACTCTGTTTCCTGATGCACAAACCGATGATGAAACTTCTCAGGTAGAGGGAGTTTAGACATCtccatatattttattgtttctttCACATTCAAGTAGTTTTAGAGGTGCCTTTTGCTACTTTTGAAGTCTGATTGTGAGTTTGTTAGTTTTTTAGAGGATATGTATAGTGTTTGCTATAAACCTCATCCCTTCATCATTTATATATGGATCTTTTTTTACTggatatgtaaaaaaaattttgttgcATTTTCTTGTGAAAGAAACTGAGTTTCTATGTAACTTGGATTTgagtagttttttttctttttgcttaaaACTTGGATTTGACTAGTTTCTAAggtttatttatgtttattctGTTCTTAACATTTTGTTAGAAATGGAGAAGAGTTTACGTGATGCAGCACATGGAAATGGCATCTAGAGCTTCCGAGGTGATTGCATTTGTTACCGAGTGGCCTGCCGCGTTATCTCTAGAGGCCAGCGAGTATCTCCACGCGGTCGAAACCATGAGCTCGATGCGGTTAGGGTTTCGAGATGTGGAGCTGTTTCTCTTCAAACCGAACTTGAGCGTTCTGCTCAACCTGGTCGGGCTCATCTACTGTATAAAACACCTGAAACCGAGGGAGCAAGTTTTGGATGCGATGAGGCGATGTGGAGTCTCGGAGCAGCTGGTTTGGGTGAAATGGTTGACGTTAGGTCGATGGTCACGTGGGAGACGAATGAGGGACGAGACAGTTTCGCGTCAGGTGTGTCTGGCTGATGTTGTAACGGGGAAAGAAGAAACGGTTCTTCGAGTGCTGCAACGAGGAGTTGTTCACGAAGTTCTACGTGTTTGTGTCTCAACGGTAGATCTTGTTTGCACCCCTTGCACCAGTAGCACCATCAGAAACTACTAAACCCGGTTTGAAATGGAGCTTCTGGGGGGTTTCATATTAATGCAGTGTGTAAACCGGTTTGGGTTTGTTGGAAACTGAAAATGTTGTAAATGTATGTAACTCTATGATTGaaactctttaaaagttactgtaatataAATGATTAAGGACTTGGACTGATTGGATTAAGAGAATTATATCAACAATATTATCTTCCAGTTTTCTTTTGGGTCTAAttggtattttgaataaataactGTGCTGTATGAAATtccactttttgttttttttttatagatttttataattatagaaaataaaggatcataaaaaatgattaaattcGGTCTCTTATCCGGAGTTCTTAACTTATAATTTGatacttttaatctattttcACTATTTCCGGCTAAGAGACGATTcttatatctcttatttaaaagatgcgtattagttttttttatttaaaatataaaaaaaattaaaaatcgtcTTTTGTCCGAAGATAAGAATCCCAGTTAAAATATCATGGCTTATCATAGTTAAGAAACTGAGATAAAAGAAATTGAGTGTTTCTCTACCAGGAAAAAAACTGCAATAAACCAATAAATACTAAACCGGGAGCggttaataaaaacaaaaccataGAGCAAAGTCGAGAGAGAGACGCAGGGAGGGAAGGGCCGCCTCCGTATTTTGGGCTTTCTTCTTTAAAGGCATCACCGAAACGAAATTGTCGCCGCCAGTTCTCGCCCTACTCTCCGGCTTGtgcgttctctctctctctgtaacAGTCAGTCaatctgtctctctctctttgtgtGTTGTTGATGCCTTAGTCTCCTTCTAAAAGAGTGTCCaaagtctgtttttttttctcttcggCATATGAAGTTAAATTTACTGATTTATACGAGATGACATTATAGCTAACGCTTGCATTGAATTAAAGCTGAACCGATTAATAATAACTTTCTTCCTTGATTTCGTTTTAGTATTGAttcaagtttatttttttgttcatgtaGAGAGATTCTGGCGGGTAGAATTTgagcagagaaagaagaaggatGACCATTGAGAAGGGGAAGGttcgagaagaagaagaagcatcaGCTGTTGCTCGTTTCCATAAGATTATTTTGGGATGGGACTATACACAGCTTATAAAAGAGAATGATGTGAAGAAAAAGGAGGATACTAAAGCCAAGTTGAGTGTTGTGAAGAATACTTACAAAGATGTTGATGACTATTATGAGGCCTTTGAGCCGCTCCTCTTTGAGGAAGTTAAAGCTCAAATCTTGCAGAAACAAGATGCTGAAGAAGGTTTTcatcctttcttcttcttcttctattaattttgttttcccATCCCATTGATCATGAAACAAAGTAGCAGTCTTTTGGTAACTTATATTTGCGTAATTGTAGGGTGTGTATAAAAAGTAGGTTCTTAACATATTTTGGTTTTGCTTGTTCCTTTTCCTCTTAGCATCGGAGCCTATAATGAGATTGGTAATGGAGTGCCGCGAGGCTGATGGGTTTCACATTCTGCTCGTCACTTACAAAGACGGGGAaagggagaaggagaaggagatggagaaTAAGTCTCTTGCTCAAAATGATCTCTTATTGCTATCAAAAGAACAGGTTTGTTTCTCTCAAATTTGTCTTTTCTGAAATGTTGGATTCAGTTAGAGCTttgaccattttttttttcaggttacAGGGAGTTCATTTCCTAAATCTTATGGGTTTGCTGTTGTGGAAAACCTTACAAAGGATCGTATTCGACTTCGGATGTATTTAGCTGAAGAGGTGGTGCAGATAACCAAAAAGATGAAATCCTCTAGAACAAAGCCCTTTATCAAATCTCTCTCAAATATACGTTCTCATATTACATCTTCTGCCGACCCCAGAGATAAAAGTGTGTTCACTTTAAAGGTCAGTTGTTTTTATGACACATCAACCATGCCTAATGAACAACATGCTTTTATTATGCTTggcttctcttttctctctctctttttagcACTTCTGTAAGACTAGTTACAATCTGATTTACTAAATTTAAGCTTGCTGGATTGTTAATTTTGCAGTTATGTAGTTTGTCAACCATAATTCGGGAATATACTGCACTACGATCGATCAGTTCGCTTCCTTTCAAGGATTTAATCTTTACTGCAGCAGAAAAATCTTGTGCTTTTGGAGATGATGCTTGGAAAATATCTGGACCTCTGCATGATTACTTTACCGAGAATCTTAATAAATCTCAAATGGAGGCAATTGATGTAAGTCTGGCGGCCTTTGTACCCTTCTTTTCCTTTTGGCACAaatttttatcttctttgtcTCAAATATTTTTCAGGTTGGTCTATCAAGAAGATCCTTTGTCTTGATACAGGTTGACTTCTTCATTCATCCTGTTTCCCTAGCCATTTCGCCTTCTTGTTTACTGAACTATCAAATGTCGAACACACAACCTTGAGAATTGTTTAGCACTCAATGTCTTTATCTTAGACTGTCAATAttgcttttttttaaaaaggaacgTATAAAAGTAGAAGTCAACAGGGATATCAGAGTTGCATTGACCAAGCAGATGAATCGATTATTGATGATTCGATCCTTCTTTAGGGTCCTCCAGGAACTGGGAAAACTCAGACGATTCTTAGCATTCTTGGTGCCATTATGCATGCCACTCCAGCACGGATTCAATCTAAGTATGATTTGTTTTTACATAACCTTTTGTAGTTCTGATGTAGTTTCCAGATATTATTATAACTATGCTTCTCATTTTTGGTGGATATTACCTTCTTCTTTTCATAATAGGGAGAATGAGCTAAAGCGTCGAGTTCAGATGACCACTGAGGAGAAGTATGTTTTTCCTCTCATTTAACATCTTCATCCCCCCTTGGGTGAACTTATCACTCAGTAATCCTCTTGTCTGCAGATATAATCACTGGGCATTAGCGTCTCCTTGGATTTTGGGTGTCAACCCACGAGATGCTATCATGCCTGAAGATGGCGATGATGGTTTTTTCCCGACCTCAGGAAACGAGATGGTGAGTCAGAAGATTTTATTCTGAGACACATTGTAATAACCGTGATTATATTATTCTCCTTTGTGTTCAGAAACCAGAGGTGGTTGAGGCAAATCGGAAGTATAGGATACGTGTACTTGTATGTGCTCCATCAAACTCTGCACTCGATGAGATTGTGTTGCGTCTTATGACTACGGGTATGTGTTTTTTATCCAAGCACATTGTCTCATTATTTGAAAGTTAGTGTTGGTCTTATGTGTTGCACTTTCAGGTCTGCGCGACGAAAACGCGCAGAAATACCCACCCTCAATGGTTCGAATTGGTCTCAAGCATCATCACTCCGTCGACGCAGTATCGCTTGATAACCTCGTATGTATCTAATAGCTTTTGCACTTTGATTGCCTTTCGTTGTGAGTTAGGTTTCGTTGCTTAAGATAAACCTTTCTTAAAAGAATCTAACTGTCATCGGATCATGATGATAGGTTTTTTTGTTAGTTGTGGTACGAAATTTCAATTTCTGTTGACCATTTTCCTGAGAAACAACACTCTATTGCAGCTGAATAAAAGGCGTGGCTCAACCATTGATAAATCAAAACAAGGAACCACAGGAACTGATGATGATAGCCTCCGCACTTCAATAGTGGAAGAGTCTGCAATTGTATGGAGAATTAACACCCTCGTTATTCATGTAACTTAAAGATCACTATTTTTCCTTGACCATTCACTTATGGTTTCTTTGCACTTTCAGGTTTTTTCTACGCTTAGTTTCAGTGGGACACCACTTATCGCTAAATCAAACCGTGGTTTCGATGTCGTTATCATAGATGAAGCTGCACAAGCTGTAAGCCCCCTGGACTAGTGCTCGAATGTCTTGCCTACTGTGTCTTTGAAAATGGTTATCAAAATAGTGATGCTTATTGTCGAAACTTAACATTCATGAGACTTTTGTCATGGAGGCTCACTAGAGTTGGTCCATGTAGTTTCCCTTGCCTATGTTGGGGATATCTCAAAAGTATTTGTTGTTTGCTACGGAAGTGAAGCACGTAGGGGAAATGTCAATGCTTATATTTCTTCAGAGTTCGTTTCTAATGAAAGTTACTCTTGTGCACATGCGCAGGTTGAGCCGGCAACTCTTATCCCCTTGGCCACTAAGTGCAAACAAGTATTTCTGGTAAACATTCCATAAAGATTACCCCTTCATGTTCCAAACTTGCAgtattttctctctctcctaGATATAAATTGATAGATAGAAAATTTATTACACTTTTTAAG
This window encodes:
- the LOC130506657 gene encoding uncharacterized protein LOC130506657 encodes the protein MTCSIRFSCSALPHDIILKIGSYLQATDLCALSSCSRFWRDLCGSDILWEPLFKERWPLLSTFDGDNTLFPDAQTDDETSQKWRRVYVMQHMEMASRASEVIAFVTEWPAALSLEASEYLHAVETMSSMRLGFRDVELFLFKPNLSVLLNLVGLIYCIKHLKPREQVLDAMRRCGVSEQLVWVKWLTLGRWSRGRRMRDETVSRQVCLADVVTGKEETVLRVLQRGVVHEVLRVCVSTVDLVCTPCTSSTIRNY
- the LOC108842666 gene encoding probable helicase MAGATAMA 3, which produces MTIEKGKVREEEEASAVARFHKIILGWDYTQLIKENDVKKKEDTKAKLSVVKNTYKDVDDYYEAFEPLLFEEVKAQILQKQDAEEASEPIMRLVMECREADGFHILLVTYKDGEREKEKEMENKSLAQNDLLLLSKEQVTGSSFPKSYGFAVVENLTKDRIRLRMYLAEEVVQITKKMKSSRTKPFIKSLSNIRSHITSSADPRDKSVFTLKLCSLSTIIREYTALRSISSLPFKDLIFTAAEKSCAFGDDAWKISGPLHDYFTENLNKSQMEAIDVGLSRRSFVLIQGPPGTGKTQTILSILGAIMHATPARIQSKENELKRRVQMTTEEKYNHWALASPWILGVNPRDAIMPEDGDDGFFPTSGNEMKPEVVEANRKYRIRVLVCAPSNSALDEIVLRLMTTGLRDENAQKYPPSMVRIGLKHHHSVDAVSLDNLLNKRRGSTIDKSKQGTTGTDDDSLRTSIVEESAIVFSTLSFSGTPLIAKSNRGFDVVIIDEAAQAVEPATLIPLATKCKQVFLVGDPKQLAATVISTVAQASGYGTSMFERLQKAGYPVNMLKTQYRMHPEIRSFPSKEFYEDALEDGDDIEGQTTRDWHKYRCFGPFCFFDIHEGKESQHPGATGSRVNLDEVEFVLLIYQKLVTMYPELKSSSQLAIISPYSFQVKTFKSRFKEMFGEDAAKKMVDINTIDGFQGREKDVAIFSCVRANDKGGIGFLANSRRMNVAITRAKSSVLVVGSAATLKNDPLWKNLVESAEKRNRLFKVSKPMNDFFSEENLETMKVTEDMDIPDGPGFEDEAPPPVTNLGGDDDNDFGDGDQDDAAFAEDD